In one window of Phycisphaerales bacterium DNA:
- the ccoS gene encoding cbb3-type cytochrome oxidase assembly protein CcoS: protein MSVLFIVLPLALVLAGAAVWGFVWMVRSGQCDDLDTPASRVLVDDDR from the coding sequence ATGAGCGTCCTCTTCATCGTCCTGCCGCTCGCGCTGGTGCTCGCCGGCGCCGCCGTGTGGGGGTTCGTGTGGATGGTCCGGTCGGGCCAGTGCGACGACCTGGACACCCCCGCCTCGCGCGTGCTGGTCGACGACGACCGCTGA
- a CDS encoding heme-binding protein, giving the protein MPRKCLRVAAFAAVGLLAIGLLTLVGCVRTSGGVWYFNSAAFPEGWPELTPVGEVHIRSYPVYRAASVTRDDADGGMGPMFNTLFAHIKSNDIAMTAPVDMGYAAADPSGEPDAMSSMAFLYRTTELGQVGSDGLVRIEDVPPTTYASTGVRGRYSQKNFQRGLERVEAWLASQQGWTPAGPPRYLGYNGPFTPWFWRYGEVQVPVAPADQGE; this is encoded by the coding sequence ATGCCACGAAAGTGCCTCCGCGTCGCCGCGTTCGCCGCCGTCGGTTTGCTGGCCATCGGCCTGCTCACGCTGGTCGGGTGCGTCCGCACCAGCGGGGGCGTGTGGTACTTCAACAGCGCCGCCTTCCCCGAAGGCTGGCCCGAGCTGACGCCCGTGGGCGAGGTCCACATCCGCTCGTATCCGGTCTACCGGGCCGCCAGCGTGACGCGCGACGATGCCGACGGCGGCATGGGTCCCATGTTCAACACGCTCTTTGCGCACATCAAGTCCAACGACATCGCCATGACCGCGCCGGTCGACATGGGCTACGCGGCGGCCGATCCATCGGGCGAGCCCGACGCGATGTCGTCCATGGCCTTCCTGTATCGCACGACCGAGCTCGGCCAGGTCGGCAGCGATGGCCTGGTGCGTATCGAGGACGTACCGCCTACGACCTACGCCAGCACCGGCGTCCGCGGCCGCTACTCCCAGAAGAACTTCCAGCGCGGGCTCGAGCGCGTCGAGGCATGGCTGGCCAGCCAGCAGGGCTGGACGCCGGCCGGCCCGCCGCGCTACCTGGGCTACAACGGGCCCTTCACGCCGTGGTTCTGGCGGTATGGCGAGGTGCAGGTGCCCGTGGCGCCGGCCGATCAAGGAGAATAA
- a CDS encoding Z1 domain-containing protein, which yields MNTTISLQSGSEKDWDPKIGEELRSVSKQKLENDTDAIERLHEATIDILRQCKPPVNSTKARPSYRTGLVVGRVQSGKTLSFTSVAAAAHDNGYRLIVVLAGTQKNLAEQTCRRLMADLDIDEYRRPWVMKHNPKQSDVSNIRAVLSAWDDPDELEEERHTYIITVLKHQAHLRRLATVLRELADVMDSPIVIDDEADQAGLNTRVRQGEQSTIYSAILEMRRAMPSHTYLQYTATPQGPLLISLIDLLSPNFASVLRPGQDYVGGEDFFRTTNGVALVRPIPPSEADADAEDVQPPETLHEAMRLFFLGVADFNASQARGNRSMMVHPSRLIGSHDRFYRWVQSAVSDWQELLADESGRQQLLPDFFHCYQSLKATVPQLRPFDELVRRLPKAIARTQVEKVNSDSETNNLTWRQHPSWLLVGGQKLDRGFTVEGLTVTYMPRGVGVGNADTVQQRGRFFGYKRPYLGFCRLFLETGLIDAYRDYVEHERSIHDFLLRAAAQTPSLDLSRVRREILIGKGMHPTRSSIMDPSVERLSKGNNWFRQQGMLSDLSACRKNLELFEAFIEPLQDLFVPDDFGKPGGDRERHRVADVPLKDLYENLLVDFRIPGDQDAEDWANAMFLIRNRLEQHPDELAMLARMRPGDGDRARQIKVHADRRASLNPFAGEVPGRDSSRGPQGSIYPGDQKVHRHEVTLQIHVFDLYKNMTVAQAKKAEALPEASNVPVLALWVSDGVLSDRIILEPTP from the coding sequence ATGAACACGACAATTTCTTTGCAATCTGGATCAGAAAAAGATTGGGATCCAAAGATCGGTGAAGAACTGCGCTCTGTGAGCAAGCAAAAACTAGAGAACGATACCGATGCCATTGAGCGACTCCACGAGGCAACGATTGATATTTTGCGGCAATGTAAGCCACCAGTGAATTCGACTAAGGCGCGGCCCAGCTATCGAACCGGCCTCGTTGTAGGAAGAGTACAGAGTGGCAAGACGCTTTCCTTTACATCCGTAGCAGCTGCAGCTCACGACAATGGGTACAGGTTGATCGTCGTGCTAGCGGGCACGCAGAAAAACCTTGCCGAGCAGACATGCAGGCGACTCATGGCTGATCTCGATATTGATGAATATCGAAGGCCATGGGTCATGAAACACAATCCCAAGCAGTCTGATGTGTCCAATATTCGCGCGGTCTTGTCTGCATGGGACGACCCCGACGAGCTTGAGGAAGAACGACACACGTACATTATCACGGTTCTGAAACACCAGGCACACCTTCGTCGTCTCGCGACTGTGTTACGCGAACTCGCAGATGTTATGGATTCCCCAATCGTCATAGACGACGAGGCCGATCAAGCTGGCCTGAATACTCGCGTTCGCCAAGGCGAACAAAGTACCATCTATTCCGCCATCCTCGAAATGCGGCGGGCGATGCCAAGCCATACCTATCTCCAATACACAGCTACCCCGCAGGGCCCTCTACTGATTTCACTTATTGACTTGCTGTCCCCCAACTTTGCGAGTGTCCTGCGCCCAGGGCAGGATTATGTGGGTGGTGAGGATTTCTTTCGTACAACCAACGGAGTGGCACTTGTTCGACCAATACCACCAAGTGAGGCCGATGCTGACGCCGAAGATGTGCAGCCCCCGGAAACTCTACACGAAGCAATGCGTTTGTTCTTTCTTGGCGTAGCTGACTTCAATGCTTCGCAAGCTAGAGGTAATCGATCGATGATGGTGCACCCTTCTCGTTTGATTGGAAGCCATGACAGGTTCTACCGCTGGGTGCAGTCCGCAGTATCGGATTGGCAAGAATTGTTGGCAGATGAGTCCGGCCGCCAGCAGTTGTTGCCAGATTTCTTTCACTGCTACCAGAGCTTGAAGGCCACGGTACCACAATTGAGACCGTTCGATGAGTTGGTGAGGCGGCTGCCGAAAGCGATCGCGCGGACCCAAGTAGAAAAGGTCAATTCGGACAGCGAAACAAACAATCTGACTTGGCGTCAGCATCCATCCTGGCTGCTTGTCGGTGGGCAGAAGCTCGATCGTGGATTCACAGTCGAAGGGCTGACGGTTACCTATATGCCTCGTGGAGTCGGTGTCGGAAACGCGGACACTGTTCAGCAGCGCGGGCGATTCTTCGGATACAAGCGGCCTTATCTTGGCTTTTGTCGACTGTTTCTAGAGACCGGCTTGATCGATGCCTATCGCGATTACGTCGAGCATGAACGTAGTATACATGATTTCTTACTGAGAGCAGCAGCTCAGACGCCCTCGCTGGATCTTAGCAGAGTCCGTAGAGAGATTCTCATCGGCAAAGGGATGCATCCTACCCGATCGTCGATAATGGATCCAAGCGTTGAACGGCTCAGTAAAGGCAACAATTGGTTCCGGCAACAGGGCATGCTGTCAGACCTAAGTGCGTGCCGGAAGAATCTCGAGTTGTTTGAGGCGTTCATCGAGCCTCTGCAAGACTTGTTTGTGCCTGATGACTTTGGCAAGCCCGGCGGCGATCGCGAGCGTCACAGAGTGGCCGATGTGCCGCTTAAGGACCTGTATGAAAACCTGCTCGTAGACTTTCGTATACCAGGTGACCAAGATGCGGAAGACTGGGCCAATGCCATGTTCCTTATCCGAAACCGGCTTGAACAGCATCCCGACGAGTTGGCTATGTTGGCGAGAATGCGCCCTGGTGATGGTGACCGTGCACGCCAGATCAAGGTACACGCAGACCGCAGAGCATCACTAAATCCTTTTGCCGGCGAGGTGCCCGGTCGTGATAGCTCGCGCGGGCCTCAAGGCTCGATTTATCCGGGTGATCAGAAAGTTCATAGGCACGAGGTCACGCTCCAGATCCATGTGTTTGACCTGTACAAGAACATGACCGTGGCCCAGGCAAAGAAGGCGGAGGCCTTGCCTGAAGCCTCGAACGTACCCGTTCTCGCGCTCTGGGTGAGCGATGGTGTGTTGAGTGATCGCATCATCTTGGAGCCGACGCCTTGA
- a CDS encoding heavy metal translocating P-type ATPase — translation MTAIAAPSSTTRSPREAQASQPCAHCGLPSPAGERFCCNGCAMVYETISACGLEHYYDLKRRLDAQREPASQPAGSFIELDDAAFLARHATPLPAGLMRIEMYVQGVHCAACLWLLERLPTVVHGLQSVELDLARRTASLVWNPAEVTLSTIAREFARFGYPPHPVEPSAARDARRLEDRAYLIRIGVAAACAGNVMLLAFALYSGQFDAIGEPYRTAFRVLSAAIGLLALAWPGSVFIRGALAAIRTRTWHLDTPIAIALVAGSAAGLLAVVLNAGEIYFDSITMLIFLLLIGRWLQMRQQRRATDAIELLFSVTPRRVTLIRDREPVDAAIDAVVVGDLVEVAPQQCVPVDGVIEHGTTHVDAAVLTGESRPIAATIGDPVAAGALNLSGAIRVRVTATGRDTRVGRLMADIERLSRARTPVIGSADRLARPFVLGVITLAALCFLLRLPAGVHAAFESTVAMLIVCCPCAVALATPLATSMAIGRLAGRGTLVKGGDTFETLAGAPTLVLDKTGTLTEGAYKVRDWLGEDALRPVVAAMESGASHPIARALAAGDQHPRVGDIVHHGGLGVTASCEGRRIAAGSAALTLREHATMPGWARDAAARAQAAGLTAVFIAKDDDVAAVALLGDAPRAEARRAVDDLRALGWRPRVLSGDDQRTVTAIAAQVGIDDAAGDALPEAKRDAIATLKTDGPVVMVGDGVNDAAALATATMGVAVSGGAEASMAAADVYLGRPGLAPLVDLARTSRGVIARIRLCLGLAITYNAVAAALTLAGLMSPIVAAIVMPLSSLTVLAIAIGAGRPSPQTQESTP, via the coding sequence ATGACCGCCATTGCCGCACCCAGTTCGACGACCAGGTCGCCCCGCGAGGCGCAGGCGAGCCAGCCCTGCGCACACTGCGGGCTGCCATCGCCCGCCGGCGAACGCTTCTGCTGCAACGGATGCGCCATGGTCTACGAGACGATCTCGGCCTGCGGGCTGGAGCACTACTACGACCTCAAGCGTCGCCTGGATGCGCAACGCGAGCCAGCCAGCCAGCCCGCGGGCAGCTTCATAGAGCTCGACGACGCCGCGTTCCTGGCCCGCCACGCAACGCCGCTGCCCGCGGGCCTCATGCGCATCGAGATGTACGTGCAGGGCGTGCACTGCGCCGCATGCCTCTGGCTACTCGAGCGCCTGCCGACGGTCGTCCATGGCTTGCAGAGCGTGGAACTCGACCTCGCACGCCGCACGGCTTCGCTCGTGTGGAACCCCGCCGAGGTAACGCTCTCGACCATCGCGCGCGAGTTCGCCCGTTTTGGCTACCCCCCGCATCCGGTCGAGCCCTCGGCCGCCCGCGACGCCCGCCGGCTGGAGGACCGCGCCTACCTGATCCGCATCGGTGTCGCCGCGGCGTGCGCGGGCAACGTCATGCTGCTGGCCTTTGCGCTCTACAGCGGGCAGTTCGACGCCATCGGCGAGCCCTACCGCACCGCGTTCCGCGTCCTGAGCGCCGCCATCGGATTGCTCGCCCTGGCCTGGCCGGGCAGCGTGTTCATCCGCGGCGCGTTGGCGGCCATCCGCACGCGGACGTGGCACCTGGACACGCCCATCGCCATCGCCCTGGTCGCCGGTAGCGCCGCCGGCCTGCTGGCGGTCGTGCTGAACGCCGGGGAGATCTACTTCGACTCGATCACGATGCTGATCTTCCTGCTGCTCATCGGCCGGTGGCTGCAGATGCGTCAGCAACGCCGCGCGACCGACGCCATCGAGTTGCTCTTCTCGGTCACGCCCCGACGCGTCACGCTCATCCGCGACCGTGAGCCGGTCGACGCGGCGATCGACGCGGTGGTCGTGGGCGACCTCGTGGAAGTTGCGCCCCAGCAGTGCGTCCCGGTCGATGGCGTGATCGAACACGGCACTACGCACGTGGACGCCGCGGTGCTCACCGGCGAGAGCCGACCGATTGCGGCGACCATCGGAGATCCCGTGGCCGCGGGGGCGCTCAATCTCTCGGGCGCCATCCGCGTGCGCGTGACCGCCACGGGCCGCGACACCCGCGTGGGCAGGCTCATGGCTGACATCGAGCGCCTGAGCCGAGCACGAACGCCGGTCATCGGCAGCGCCGACCGTCTGGCCAGGCCGTTCGTGCTGGGCGTAATCACGCTCGCCGCGTTGTGCTTCCTGCTGCGGCTCCCCGCGGGCGTGCACGCGGCATTCGAGTCGACGGTCGCCATGCTGATCGTCTGCTGCCCCTGCGCCGTCGCCCTGGCCACGCCGCTGGCGACCTCCATGGCGATCGGTCGCCTGGCCGGCCGCGGCACGCTCGTCAAGGGCGGCGATACCTTCGAGACCCTGGCCGGGGCGCCAACGCTCGTGCTGGACAAGACGGGCACGCTGACCGAAGGGGCCTACAAGGTGCGCGACTGGCTGGGCGAAGACGCCCTGCGTCCGGTCGTTGCCGCGATGGAATCGGGCGCATCGCATCCGATCGCCCGGGCCCTGGCCGCCGGCGACCAGCATCCGCGCGTCGGCGATATCGTCCATCACGGTGGTCTGGGCGTGACCGCGTCGTGCGAGGGGCGGCGTATCGCGGCGGGCTCGGCGGCGCTCACGCTTCGCGAGCACGCGACCATGCCGGGTTGGGCCCGGGACGCCGCCGCCCGGGCCCAGGCCGCGGGCTTGACGGCCGTGTTCATCGCCAAGGACGACGACGTGGCGGCCGTCGCGCTGCTGGGCGATGCGCCGCGGGCCGAGGCGCGCCGGGCCGTCGACGACCTCCGCGCGCTGGGCTGGCGGCCGCGTGTGCTCTCGGGCGACGACCAGCGCACCGTGACGGCCATCGCCGCCCAGGTGGGCATCGACGACGCGGCGGGCGACGCCCTGCCCGAGGCCAAGCGCGACGCCATCGCCACGCTCAAGACAGACGGCCCGGTCGTCATGGTGGGCGACGGCGTGAACGATGCCGCCGCGCTGGCCACCGCAACGATGGGCGTGGCGGTCAGCGGTGGCGCCGAGGCCTCGATGGCCGCGGCGGACGTCTACCTCGGCCGCCCGGGCCTGGCCCCCCTGGTCGACCTGGCGCGCACCAGCCGCGGCGTGATCGCGCGCATCCGCCTGTGCCTGGGCCTTGCGATTACGTACAACGCCGTGGCCGCGGCCCTCACGCTGGCCGGGCTGATGTCCCCCATCGTGGCGGCCATCGTCATGCCGCTCAGTTCGCTGACCGTCCTGGCCATCGCGATCGGCGCCGGCCGCCCATCGCCCCAGACGCAGGAGTCCACGCCATGA
- a CDS encoding sulfite exporter TauE/SafE family protein yields the protein MTPTIASLAAVLLASLAGSPHCAGMCGVFVAMACGANRDAGRSAHVRTQLAYHGGRLAGYATLGAIAGALGGAINLGADAAGLQHAAAILAAATMLVVGGAWLLAETGLRLPRMPTPRLIRSAFRAGISRADRFGATGRALTIGLLTALLPCGWLWAFAIIAAGSASPIWGAAVMATFWIGTVPILAGLGLGIGALRARLGPRARALAAVAMIAIATLTVVRVYRADLSGLGARTAAQPASLQSPPTEAHCPLCPEP from the coding sequence GTGACGCCGACGATCGCCAGTCTGGCCGCCGTGCTGCTGGCGAGCCTTGCGGGCAGCCCGCACTGCGCGGGCATGTGCGGGGTGTTCGTGGCCATGGCGTGCGGTGCGAATCGTGACGCCGGTCGCTCGGCGCACGTGCGCACCCAACTGGCCTACCACGGCGGGCGGCTGGCGGGCTATGCAACGCTCGGCGCCATCGCCGGCGCCCTGGGCGGCGCCATCAACCTCGGCGCCGACGCCGCCGGCCTCCAGCATGCCGCGGCGATCCTTGCGGCAGCGACGATGCTCGTCGTGGGCGGCGCGTGGCTGCTGGCCGAGACGGGCCTGCGGCTTCCGCGCATGCCGACGCCGCGGCTGATCCGGTCCGCCTTCCGGGCCGGCATTTCGAGGGCGGATCGCTTCGGCGCGACCGGTCGCGCCCTGACCATCGGGCTGCTCACGGCCCTCCTGCCCTGCGGCTGGCTCTGGGCCTTCGCAATCATCGCCGCCGGCTCGGCCTCGCCGATCTGGGGCGCCGCGGTGATGGCCACGTTCTGGATCGGGACCGTCCCCATCCTGGCGGGGCTGGGGCTGGGCATCGGCGCCCTGCGGGCACGGCTGGGCCCACGTGCCCGCGCCCTGGCGGCCGTCGCGATGATCGCCATCGCGACCCTCACCGTGGTGCGGGTGTATCGCGCCGACCTCAGCGGCCTGGGCGCCCGCACGGCAGCCCAGCCTGCCTCGTTGCAATCGCCGCCTACCGAGGCCCATTGCCCCCTGTGCCCAGAGCCATGA
- a CDS encoding FixH family protein — translation MTDHASATSAPSRNRAWLWPLAVVGMLAISMSVCAITVVAAVSDPSYAIEDDYYQKAVDWDQSRELERASAKLGWRAEPRVLTGNETLSIVLRDADGEPIADASVRALAFHHARRGDARALRLISQGDGLYTAPLTNARAGQWQVRIRAVRGRDQYVSTQDVFSRVDAP, via the coding sequence ATGACGGACCATGCTTCAGCAACCAGCGCTCCTTCGCGCAATCGTGCGTGGCTCTGGCCGCTCGCGGTCGTCGGCATGCTTGCGATCTCGATGTCCGTCTGCGCGATCACGGTGGTCGCGGCCGTCAGTGATCCGAGCTACGCGATCGAGGACGACTACTACCAGAAGGCCGTCGACTGGGACCAGTCGCGCGAACTCGAACGGGCAAGCGCGAAGCTCGGCTGGCGAGCCGAGCCACGGGTTCTAACTGGCAATGAAACACTTTCGATCGTGCTGCGCGATGCTGATGGCGAGCCCATCGCGGATGCTTCCGTTCGTGCTCTTGCCTTCCACCACGCACGCCGCGGCGATGCCCGAGCCCTTCGCCTGATTTCCCAGGGCGATGGCCTGTACACCGCCCCGCTGACCAACGCTCGGGCGGGGCAATGGCAGGTCCGCATCCGTGCCGTTCGCGGACGGGACCAGTACGTCTCGACGCAGGACGTCTTCAGCCGGGTGGACGCGCCGTGA
- the dcm gene encoding DNA (cytosine-5-)-methyltransferase produces the protein MPKRHSLRFIDLFAGLGGFHTGLQRLGHRCVFACEKDEQLREIYGQNYGIVPAGDIRELDVLDIPAHDVLCAGFPCQPFSKAGEQLGLDCERDGDLFSEIVRILDHHRPRWILLENVANLLRHDGGGTFRWMKDELQSLGYTVSEKVLSPHKFEIAQIRDRAFIVGSLNGLDAFEWPNPSDVEPSIRGILDRKPKNARSLPEHYAECLAVWQEFLDRIPQDEPLPSFPIWTFEFGATYPYDGRPPLLRDPRYLARTRGSFGQPLKGLTDEERANALPSYARGSSPFPQWKQTFISQNREFYERHRRRLRGWLPKLKPFAPSLQKLEWNCKGEVRELREHVLQFRASGVRVKRSNWAPALVAMTTTQVPVITWEQRYMTVRECSRLQGLGQLNLAQLKPTNAYRAIGNAVSADLVTLVARQLLNDTRQPERNRPIRSSRHTRSRPAGASLFAPR, from the coding sequence ATGCCAAAACGCCATTCGCTGCGATTCATCGATCTTTTCGCCGGCCTAGGCGGTTTCCACACCGGCCTACAACGTCTCGGGCATCGGTGCGTCTTTGCTTGCGAGAAGGATGAGCAGCTCAGGGAGATCTACGGCCAAAACTACGGCATCGTCCCTGCAGGTGACATCCGTGAACTCGACGTCCTCGACATACCGGCGCATGACGTGTTGTGCGCCGGATTCCCGTGCCAACCATTTTCCAAGGCGGGAGAACAACTGGGCCTTGATTGCGAGCGAGACGGGGACCTCTTTAGCGAGATAGTTCGGATTCTCGATCACCACCGACCCCGTTGGATCCTACTGGAGAATGTCGCAAATCTTCTCAGGCACGACGGCGGCGGCACGTTTCGCTGGATGAAGGACGAATTGCAGTCGCTCGGGTACACCGTGTCCGAAAAAGTGCTTTCTCCCCACAAATTTGAGATCGCGCAGATCCGAGATCGCGCCTTCATCGTGGGCTCATTGAATGGGCTTGACGCCTTCGAGTGGCCAAACCCGTCCGACGTTGAACCGAGTATTCGAGGCATCCTCGATCGCAAGCCCAAGAACGCGCGTTCGCTCCCCGAGCACTACGCCGAGTGCCTCGCGGTCTGGCAGGAGTTCCTCGACCGCATTCCGCAAGATGAGCCCCTACCCTCGTTCCCAATCTGGACGTTCGAATTCGGCGCCACGTATCCCTACGACGGCCGCCCCCCGCTCCTGCGAGACCCGAGGTACCTGGCACGTACACGAGGCTCATTTGGCCAGCCCTTGAAGGGCCTCACCGATGAGGAGCGTGCCAATGCGCTCCCCAGCTATGCGCGCGGATCCAGTCCGTTTCCTCAATGGAAGCAGACGTTCATCTCGCAGAACCGAGAGTTCTACGAGAGGCATCGGCGCAGATTGAGAGGTTGGCTTCCGAAGCTCAAACCCTTTGCCCCCAGCTTGCAGAAGCTTGAGTGGAACTGCAAGGGTGAAGTGCGAGAACTGCGTGAGCATGTCTTGCAGTTTCGAGCTTCCGGCGTTCGAGTGAAGCGTTCGAATTGGGCGCCGGCACTGGTTGCCATGACGACAACGCAGGTCCCGGTCATCACCTGGGAACAACGATACATGACCGTGCGGGAGTGCTCTCGGCTTCAGGGGTTGGGGCAACTCAATCTCGCACAGCTCAAGCCCACAAACGCATATAGGGCCATCGGAAACGCAGTAAGCGCCGATTTGGTCACATTGGTCGCTCGGCAGTTGCTGAACGACACACGACAACCAGAGAGGAATCGGCCAATCAGATCATCGCGCCATACACGATCTCGGCCAGCGGGCGCGAGCCTCTTTGCTCCAAGGTGA
- a CDS encoding GC-type dockerin domain-anchored protein produces the protein MASLRIPTAGAAALAAVIGAPGSAAAQAFEWTNPAGGSWHEAANWDLLAVPSSGATARFTLPGAYQVLLRDEDAQVRSIEMRNPDAVLGIGAARQLTLTGPTHVLDGTLVINDEGLPALSELTLLSSGPIAIVGTGEIVLVDDSHWSTTYADLDDAGTRNPKTIGPGITIRGSGWVSLDFSNTGTVRADAPGRELQVRGIVTNTGVLEATDDGVLLISSIVEQVGSGRIVANGGRVRLAGDVRGGGIIATGGVVEAGGDLTDITLVQGDLVLPEQGSVRILDGMTMNGTLHVTGVAAGGFSRVYLATDQTLSGAMTIALNEGTPVAIGAAQLADWFTSRPTTTLDTGVAVRGSGVVSATLINRGVISADQDGAELALTENDKDNRGRIEATAGGLLRIQCDVTQSVGGLIINDGGSVRLIGSVIGGRLDARGGPIEVAGGNASLERITLLGGQVGVQAGRDLTLRGDITSDGVLLINRDGGPEPARAVLATSGSIRGAGEVRLHDAGAPTGAAQLVQAAAGLRTTIGPGTSITGRGRVSGSYLVEGALAPGGAAPGPIGTLEVSGEVTLAAPSRLRLDLAGPADPTGHDRLTGDAAWTLGGTLEASAIDGYEPGRCDTFTLLRGSSIEGVFDALALPATAGGVRWSLAVVDAAGGAALELRARCTADADGDCELSLFDFLAFQNLFDAGDPTADLDGDGALTIFDFLAFQNAFDAGCP, from the coding sequence ATGGCGAGCTTGAGGATTCCCACGGCCGGCGCGGCGGCGCTGGCGGCCGTCATCGGGGCGCCCGGGTCGGCCGCGGCCCAGGCGTTCGAATGGACCAACCCCGCGGGCGGATCGTGGCACGAGGCGGCCAACTGGGATCTGCTGGCCGTTCCTTCCAGCGGCGCGACCGCGCGCTTCACGCTGCCGGGCGCCTACCAGGTTCTGCTCCGCGACGAGGACGCCCAGGTGCGCTCCATCGAGATGCGCAATCCCGACGCGGTGCTCGGCATCGGCGCCGCGCGGCAATTGACCCTCACCGGCCCCACCCACGTGCTCGACGGCACGCTGGTGATCAACGACGAGGGTCTGCCGGCACTCTCGGAGCTGACGCTGCTGAGCTCGGGGCCGATCGCCATCGTGGGCACGGGCGAGATCGTGCTGGTGGACGATTCGCACTGGAGCACCACCTATGCCGACCTGGACGACGCGGGCACGCGCAACCCCAAGACCATCGGCCCGGGCATCACCATCCGCGGCTCGGGCTGGGTGAGCCTGGACTTTTCCAACACCGGCACGGTGCGGGCCGATGCGCCCGGGCGCGAGCTGCAGGTGCGAGGCATCGTGACGAACACCGGCGTGCTGGAGGCCACCGACGACGGCGTCCTGCTGATCAGCAGCATCGTCGAGCAGGTCGGCAGCGGGCGCATCGTGGCCAACGGCGGGCGCGTGCGGCTGGCCGGCGACGTCCGCGGGGGCGGCATCATCGCGACCGGCGGCGTGGTCGAGGCTGGCGGCGACCTGACCGACATTACGCTGGTGCAGGGCGACCTGGTCCTGCCCGAGCAGGGCTCGGTCCGCATCCTCGATGGCATGACGATGAACGGCACGCTGCACGTGACCGGCGTGGCCGCCGGAGGATTCTCCAGGGTGTACCTGGCCACCGACCAGACCCTCTCGGGCGCGATGACCATCGCCCTCAACGAGGGCACGCCGGTGGCCATCGGCGCCGCCCAGCTCGCCGACTGGTTCACCAGCCGGCCGACCACGACGCTGGACACCGGCGTCGCGGTGCGCGGCTCGGGCGTGGTGAGCGCCACGCTGATTAATCGCGGCGTGATCAGCGCCGACCAGGACGGCGCCGAGCTGGCCCTGACCGAGAACGACAAGGACAACCGCGGCCGCATCGAGGCCACCGCCGGCGGCCTGCTCCGCATCCAGTGCGACGTCACCCAGAGCGTGGGCGGGCTTATCATCAACGACGGGGGGTCGGTCCGGCTTATCGGTTCGGTCATCGGCGGGCGGCTCGATGCCCGCGGCGGGCCCATCGAGGTCGCCGGCGGCAACGCATCGCTCGAGCGAATCACGCTGCTGGGCGGCCAGGTGGGCGTCCAGGCCGGCCGCGACCTGACGCTGCGCGGCGACATCACCAGCGACGGCGTGCTGCTGATCAACCGCGATGGCGGGCCCGAGCCCGCGCGGGCCGTGCTGGCCACCAGCGGCTCGATCCGCGGGGCGGGCGAGGTGCGCCTCCACGACGCCGGCGCCCCCACGGGCGCGGCCCAGCTGGTCCAGGCCGCGGCGGGGCTGCGCACCACCATCGGCCCGGGCACGTCGATCACCGGCCGCGGCCGCGTGTCGGGCAGCTACCTGGTCGAGGGCGCGCTGGCTCCCGGCGGCGCGGCGCCGGGGCCGATCGGCACGCTGGAGGTCTCGGGCGAGGTGACGCTGGCCGCCCCATCGCGCCTGCGCCTGGACCTGGCGGGCCCCGCCGACCCCACCGGCCACGACCGGCTCACGGGCGACGCGGCCTGGACGCTGGGCGGCACGCTGGAGGCCTCGGCGATCGACGGGTACGAGCCGGGCCGATGCGACACGTTCACGCTGCTGCGCGGGTCTTCGATCGAGGGCGTCTTCGACGCGCTGGCGCTGCCGGCGACGGCCGGCGGCGTGCGCTGGTCGCTGGCGGTGGTCGACGCGGCCGGGGGCGCGGCGCTGGAGCTGCGGGCCCGCTGCACGGCCGACGCCGACGGCGACTGCGAGCTCTCGCTGTTCGACTTCCTGGCGTTCCAGAACCTGTTCGACGCGGGCGATCCCACGGCCGACCTGGACGGCGACGGCGCGCTGACGATCTTCGACTTCCTGGCGTTCCAGAACGCGTTCGACGCCGGCTGCCCCTAG